The DNA sequence GAGGTGGAGGAATTCGGACCCCTCATAGTTGCCATGGACTCCACCGGGCGCAGCTCTATAATACAGAGGAGGCCAGCCATGACCTTGAGGTCCAGAAACTCCTCGATTAGTAGCGGAATCATGTCCCAGCCCCTGATTCTCATAGGTATCTCATGTGGAAGAGGCAGGTGGATTGATGTTTGACTTCAGCCTCTCAGAGGACATTGAACTTTCCGGTCTGGTGGACACCCATGTGCACACGGCCCCGGATGTGAAGGAGAGGATAATGAACGACCTGGAACTTGCACACGCTGCACTTGATGAGGGCATGGAGGCCGTTGTGATAAAGAGCCACACTGAACCCACCGCTGGAAGGGCTAGACTCGCATCGGAGGTCACTGGTATGAGGGTTATTGGAGGGGTTACCCTCAACACTCCAGTGGGTGGTCTCAACCCCGATGCTGTGGAGGCCGCAGCTTTAATGGGTGGAAAATTTGTCTGGCTACCCACGACATCTGCGGGCCGGGCTGGAGGTGACCTCGATGCTGTACTCTCAGCCGTCGCCGAGCATGAGATGGTCCTTGGTACAGGTCACCTTAAACCAGATGAGATATTCAGCGTAATTGACCTCGCAGCCGAGCACGGGGTCAGGAGGATCATCATAAACCATCCCCTCACCGGAGTTGTCGGGGCCACCCCCGAGGAGCAGAGGGAGATGTCAAGGAGGGCCTACCTTGAGCACTGCCTTGTGGCCTGCATGCCACGCCATGACGGCCTTGACTTTGAATCAATAGCCGGGGCTGTAAGGTATGTTGGGGTGCGAAGGTGCATACTGGCAACTGACTTTGGCCAGGGCCACAACCCATCACCCATTCTGGGGATGAAACATTTCATATACCTCATGAGGCAGCATGGATTCAGTGACCGGGACCTGAGGATAATGTGCCGGGAGAACCCCCTCAGGCTCATATCATAACTATTCCGTTTAGGTGAGGTGGTCTGTATGATCTTCCTTCAGGCTCATATCATAGCTCTCCTTTAATGAGCCAGAGAGGGGACCGGGCCTGCAAATAATGTGATTCATAGACTGCCAGCACAGTCAGAGCCATGAATCTAGAACATGCAAAATTATATATTGTGAATTGGATCAAGGGTGAACAACTTGTTCTTCAGATAACTGTGCGAGTGATATAATGTCTGCTGAGAAGATAGATAGGGAACTTAAGAAGAGGATAAATCAATTTAAAAAACTTCTAAAGAATGAAGAGGAACGTGAGAGCTTCTATAACAGTATATGTGGCTCTGAAATTCTCGTAAGGATCGAAATATTTCTGCCATCAGCTAACCCTGAAAGGTACTATGATGGACTCTTCCTTTACCTCAACGATGAGGGCGCAAGCAGTAAGGCAGAGTACTACTACAATGAGGGGGACGAGGGGGCCATCACGAAGCTCGAGGGAGACTCCCTGGAGGTTGTCAGGGATCTCTTTGAGGATGAACTCTCACTGGAAATAGAGTGAAGAATTCTACTTTTAAGAAAATTTATTTATAATAACTTCAATAATTATTATGATTAAATTTTTTAACTGGAGGATTCAATACCATGCGAAGTTTTGAGAAACTAACTTCCCTCAAGGAATACATTCCCATCAAGAAGAAGGAGGGTGGGGAAAAAAATATAGGCCTCCTTGTTGATGGCCCGAACATGCTCAGAAAGGAATTCAGCCTTAACCTGGATCTTGTAAGGCAGATAATGTCAGAATATGGTAATATGCGTGTTGGAAAGGTCCTTCTCAACCAGTACGCATCAGATAAACTCATAGAGGCAATTGTTAACCAGGGCTTTACACCAATTGTTGTGGCATGGGACACCGATGTTTACATGGCTGTTGAGGCCATGGAACTGATATACAACCCTAATATTGATATAATAGCCCTCATGACACGTGACGCTGATTTTCTACCAATAATAAACAAGGCAAAGGAGAACGGGAAGGACACCATCGTGATAGGTGCAGAACCAGGCTTCAGTGCGGCACTCCAGAATTCCGCAGACCACGCCATAATACTCAAACCAGAGAACAGCAGGCCAAGGAAAAAAAGGGCTACTCCGGAAGAAGACTGAAACAGGTGAATCCATGCTTGAAGACCCCGTCAATGAGGTTAAACGCAGAGAACACGCCCTCCGAATTATAGGGGAGAAGATGAAGAAGCATGGCAGGGATGGAATCTATGACCTCACAGGCCTTTCAGGAGGTTTCCCCCTTGAAGAAGAGGACTTGGACCTCATTGAGACCTATGTTGGTCCTGCCATATTTGAGGAGAAACTTCAGGAAGCTGGAAGAGAGCACATGGGAGGGGAGATGATTGCAGCATTCAACAGGACAAGCAGCGCCATCCTTGCAGCTGTACTGGCACTCACAGAACCCGGCTCCACAGTTTTTCACTACCTCCCCGAGCTACCATCACACCCATCAGTCCCGGGAAGCACTGAACTGGCATCTGCTGGCTACCAGGAAACAGAGGACTTCACAGAGAAGCCCCCGGCCGATACGAGCCTCGTAGTTGTAACCGGGTCAACAATGGATCACAGGGTTGTTGGGGAATCTGATCTTGTCAGAGTCATTGAAATAGCCCATGATGCCGGTATCCCGGTCCTCGTGGATGATGCATCCGGTGCGAGGTTGAGGACGGTCCTCTACGGCCAGAGGAGGGCCTGTGACCTGGGTGCAGACCTTGCAGTTACAAGCACGGATAAACTGATGCATGGCCCCAGGGGTGGGCTGATGGCAGGAAGGGCAGAACTTATTGAGAGGGTTAAGTCAAAGGCCTACCAGTTCGGACTTGAGGCCCAGCCCCCACTGGTCGCTGCAATGGTCCGGGCCCTTGAGGAATTTGAGCCATCAGAAATCAGGGATGCCATTAAAAGGAAGGAGGAGTTCCTCAGGGACTTCAGGGGACCCGAGGTTGAGGAGACACCCACGGGTTTCATTATAAAGTCATCATCAC is a window from the Methanothermobacter thermautotrophicus str. Delta H genome containing:
- a CDS encoding DUF6282 family protein; this translates as MFDFSLSEDIELSGLVDTHVHTAPDVKERIMNDLELAHAALDEGMEAVVIKSHTEPTAGRARLASEVTGMRVIGGVTLNTPVGGLNPDAVEAAALMGGKFVWLPTTSAGRAGGDLDAVLSAVAEHEMVLGTGHLKPDEIFSVIDLAAEHGVRRIIINHPLTGVVGATPEEQREMSRRAYLEHCLVACMPRHDGLDFESIAGAVRYVGVRRCILATDFGQGHNPSPILGMKHFIYLMRQHGFSDRDLRIMCRENPLRLIS
- a CDS encoding TIGR00288 family NYN domain-containing protein: MRSFEKLTSLKEYIPIKKKEGGEKNIGLLVDGPNMLRKEFSLNLDLVRQIMSEYGNMRVGKVLLNQYASDKLIEAIVNQGFTPIVVAWDTDVYMAVEAMELIYNPNIDIIALMTRDADFLPIINKAKENGKDTIVIGAEPGFSAALQNSADHAIILKPENSRPRKKRATPEED
- a CDS encoding TIGR03576 family pyridoxal phosphate-dependent enzyme; translation: MLEDPVNEVKRREHALRIIGEKMKKHGRDGIYDLTGLSGGFPLEEEDLDLIETYVGPAIFEEKLQEAGREHMGGEMIAAFNRTSSAILAAVLALTEPGSTVFHYLPELPSHPSVPGSTELASAGYQETEDFTEKPPADTSLVVVTGSTMDHRVVGESDLVRVIEIAHDAGIPVLVDDASGARLRTVLYGQRRACDLGADLAVTSTDKLMHGPRGGLMAGRAELIERVKSKAYQFGLEAQPPLVAAMVRALEEFEPSEIRDAIKRKEEFLRDFRGPEVEETPTGFIIKSSSLEDLQGSGYDGDEISTALSMILLSEHGIVTIPAVGMPGASKTLRFDLAARDAGRIEISFLREAIYDAIKLVSGFINDDEKMRRLILG